A stretch of the Mesorhizobium sp. Pch-S genome encodes the following:
- a CDS encoding LLM class flavin-dependent oxidoreductase produces MSMLDGGATAQPFFLGTFASNCSGGMTVTKVPERWVNSWDNNLRLARLLDDAGIDFMLPIARWIGYGGETNFHGNVLETITSATGLLALTRNITLFATTHTAANHPVVVAKQLATIDQIGAGRIGLNIVAGWNKPEYEALGLTLPDDHITRYGYAQEWFDVIQALWSRTEAFDWDGTYFKLKNVLGDPRPSSPLPILNAAGSEDGRRFAVRNANFLFTPAIDLARSKDEIQALKGQALEAGRKVDVLTFSHVVCRPTEKEARDYLENFGRTNADWAAVDNLVRLQFAHAQSFPHDLLALIRDRMAAGHGGFPLTGTPEQVADGITALHEAGFRGATLSFVDYAEEFPYFRDTVLPILEQRGIRMAPAAARSAA; encoded by the coding sequence ATGAGCATGCTCGACGGTGGTGCGACTGCGCAGCCTTTCTTTCTCGGCACTTTCGCTTCCAATTGCTCCGGCGGCATGACCGTCACCAAAGTGCCGGAGCGGTGGGTCAATTCCTGGGACAACAACCTCAGGCTGGCGCGGCTTCTCGATGATGCAGGCATCGATTTCATGCTGCCGATCGCACGCTGGATCGGATATGGCGGCGAGACCAATTTCCACGGCAACGTGCTGGAAACGATCACCTCGGCAACGGGGCTTCTGGCTCTGACGCGCAACATAACCCTGTTTGCCACCACTCATACGGCAGCAAACCATCCGGTCGTCGTTGCCAAGCAGCTCGCGACCATCGATCAGATCGGTGCCGGCCGCATCGGCCTCAACATCGTTGCGGGCTGGAACAAGCCGGAATACGAAGCGCTGGGTCTGACGCTGCCGGACGATCATATCACCCGCTACGGCTATGCGCAGGAATGGTTCGATGTCATCCAGGCGCTATGGAGCCGCACCGAAGCCTTCGACTGGGACGGGACCTATTTCAAGCTGAAGAATGTGCTCGGCGATCCGCGGCCATCGTCGCCACTGCCGATCCTCAACGCCGCCGGTTCGGAAGACGGACGGCGTTTTGCAGTTCGCAATGCCAACTTCCTGTTCACGCCGGCCATCGACCTGGCGCGCTCGAAGGACGAGATCCAGGCACTCAAGGGCCAGGCGCTGGAAGCCGGTCGCAAGGTGGACGTGCTCACCTTCTCGCATGTCGTGTGCCGGCCGACTGAAAAGGAAGCGCGGGACTATCTGGAGAATTTCGGTCGCACCAATGCCGACTGGGCGGCAGTCGACAATCTGGTGCGCCTGCAATTCGCGCATGCGCAGTCCTTCCCGCACGATCTGCTCGCCCTTATCAGGGATCGCATGGCTGCCGGTCATGGCGGTTTTCCCCTCACCGGCACGCCCGAGCAGGTCGCCGACGGCATCACGGCCCTGCACGAGGCCGGTTTCCGCGGCGCGACGCTGTCCTTCGTCGACTATGCGGAGGAGTTTCCCTATTTCCGCGACACCGTGCTTCCGATCCTTGAACAGCGCGGCATCCGGATGGCGCCTGCCGCCGCACGCTCTGCGGCGTAA
- a CDS encoding DMT family transporter has protein sequence MKSVWDSAFGLLLITGILLGLTLPLGKLATANAVPPMLWAFMTSFGIGGVLLLVLFYRRHRLVMTGHKLRYYVIAAAISFAIPNFLIFSAIPHLGAGYTGIMFTLSPVVTLTLSILFGVRRPNLLGVIGIVIGFAGALLVALTRGEAGQPADLFWVLIGLLIPVFLAAGNIYRTIDWPTGTDAIELAVGSHLAAAAMLLGGLLFSSQAGSFGTLVEVPWLVLAQVVTGAAMFAFYFRLQAVGGPVYLSQIGYVGAAVALVSGTLFLGENYQLLTWAGAAIIVAGVFITTKAQRQTA, from the coding sequence ATGAAATCGGTGTGGGATTCGGCCTTCGGCCTGCTTTTGATCACCGGCATCCTGCTGGGTCTGACGCTGCCTCTCGGCAAGCTGGCAACGGCGAATGCCGTCCCGCCGATGCTGTGGGCATTCATGACTTCGTTCGGTATCGGCGGCGTGCTTCTGCTGGTTCTGTTCTACCGGCGCCACCGCCTGGTGATGACGGGTCACAAGCTGCGCTACTACGTCATCGCGGCGGCCATTTCGTTCGCCATCCCGAATTTCCTGATCTTCTCTGCGATTCCGCATCTTGGTGCGGGCTACACCGGCATCATGTTCACGCTTTCACCGGTGGTCACGCTGACACTGTCCATCCTCTTCGGAGTGCGTCGTCCCAATCTGCTTGGCGTGATCGGCATCGTGATCGGTTTTGCGGGAGCGCTCCTGGTTGCGTTGACCCGCGGTGAGGCCGGTCAACCGGCTGATCTGTTCTGGGTGCTGATCGGCCTGCTGATCCCGGTCTTCCTCGCCGCTGGCAACATCTATCGCACCATCGACTGGCCGACGGGCACGGACGCCATCGAACTGGCGGTCGGCAGCCATCTTGCAGCAGCAGCGATGTTGCTTGGCGGGCTGCTCTTTTCCAGCCAGGCAGGTTCGTTCGGCACGCTGGTCGAGGTGCCCTGGCTGGTGCTGGCCCAGGTGGTTACGGGGGCGGCGATGTTTGCCTTCTACTTCCGCCTTCAGGCAGTGGGTGGCCCGGTCTATCTCAGCCAGATCGGCTATGTCGGCGCTGCCGTCGCGTTGGTCTCGGGCACGCTCTTCCTTGGCGAGAACTATCAGCTGCTGACCTGGGCTGGCGCAGCCATCATCGTGGCTGGCGTTTTCATCACCACCAAGGCGCAACGACAGACGGCCTGA
- a CDS encoding Flp family type IVb pilin yields MSLLRRFLADNKGATAIEYGLIGSLITLVIIAGVGAFADRLAWLWNNNSSELVQALGK; encoded by the coding sequence ATGTCATTGCTGCGGCGATTCCTGGCGGATAACAAAGGCGCGACCGCCATTGAATATGGCTTGATCGGAAGTTTGATTACCCTGGTCATCATCGCCGGCGTTGGTGCCTTCGCCGACAGGCTGGCATGGTTGTGGAACAACAACAGCAGCGAGCTCGTCCAGGCTCTCGGCAAGTAG
- a CDS encoding GNAT family N-acetyltransferase, protein MATTGADLSNPQHPATVLAKVRRYEAAGFRAWPAAAAHYDGTWVVRLTAGHPAKRLNSINPLDPNDVHHLPERIARAGRRFEAYGRPLTFRVSPLAGAALSRHLDAEGWSRFGESLVMRMPLAKAPVDDVLDQIPLKDISRFVSATLKVHGAAASLRPGLSEIIGAIQPEAGLFALERGDEAMATLICVHDGDLAGLFEIATDKAVRRQGYGRQLVLSALKWARLRGAREAWLQVEADNAPALALYHGLGFEEVYRYHYRQPAVA, encoded by the coding sequence ATGGCGACTACCGGAGCTGATTTGTCGAACCCGCAGCATCCTGCCACTGTCCTGGCAAAGGTCCGCCGCTACGAGGCGGCAGGCTTTCGCGCGTGGCCGGCGGCAGCTGCGCACTATGACGGTACCTGGGTGGTGCGGTTGACGGCCGGCCATCCAGCCAAACGGCTGAATTCGATCAATCCGCTCGACCCGAACGATGTTCATCACCTGCCCGAACGCATCGCGCGTGCCGGCAGGCGCTTCGAAGCTTACGGGCGGCCGCTGACCTTCCGTGTTTCACCGCTGGCGGGAGCCGCTCTTTCGCGGCATCTCGACGCCGAGGGGTGGTCGCGCTTCGGAGAGTCGCTGGTCATGCGCATGCCGCTCGCAAAGGCGCCTGTCGATGATGTCCTCGATCAGATACCCCTCAAGGACATCAGCCGCTTCGTTTCGGCGACGCTGAAAGTGCATGGCGCCGCCGCTTCGCTGCGGCCGGGCCTTTCGGAAATCATCGGCGCGATCCAGCCCGAGGCTGGATTGTTCGCGCTGGAGCGCGGTGACGAGGCGATGGCGACGCTGATATGCGTGCATGACGGCGATCTGGCCGGCTTGTTCGAGATTGCCACGGACAAGGCCGTGCGGCGGCAGGGATACGGCCGACAGCTGGTGTTGTCGGCCCTGAAATGGGCGCGGCTGCGCGGCGCCCGCGAGGCCTGGCTGCAGGTCGAGGCAGACAATGCCCCGGCGCTTGCGCTCTATCATGGCCTCGGCTTCGAGGAAGTCTATCGTTACCACTACAGGCAACCAGCCGTCGCATGA
- a CDS encoding ComF family protein, with amino-acid sequence MADIKGLAQTALQWPARMLFPPVCAGCRRHVSQPGVLCGDCWPKLRLLERPWCPVMGTPFTHDMGEGFLSAEAIADPPPFERARAAAAYSGVARQMVQGLKYNDRTDLAPWMAGWMARAGADLLEEADVIVPVPLHWQRFFRRKFNQSAELGRALAGRSGRHFLPQAIKRVRPTRQQVGLERAAREENVRTAFQVPPEVEIEIAGRRVLVVDDVYTTGATVRAVARTLKRKGAVAVDVLTFARVLPGDFRADESETI; translated from the coding sequence ATGGCGGATATCAAGGGGCTAGCCCAGACGGCACTGCAATGGCCGGCGCGGATGTTGTTTCCGCCGGTCTGCGCCGGTTGCCGCCGCCACGTCTCTCAGCCCGGTGTCTTATGCGGCGATTGCTGGCCGAAGTTGCGGCTTCTCGAGCGGCCCTGGTGCCCGGTGATGGGTACCCCGTTCACACACGACATGGGCGAAGGTTTCCTGTCCGCTGAAGCCATTGCCGATCCTCCTCCCTTCGAGCGGGCGCGTGCAGCGGCCGCATATTCGGGGGTGGCGAGGCAGATGGTGCAGGGGCTGAAATACAACGATCGCACCGACCTGGCGCCGTGGATGGCGGGTTGGATGGCGCGCGCCGGCGCTGACTTGCTTGAAGAGGCCGATGTCATCGTGCCGGTACCGCTGCACTGGCAGAGGTTTTTCCGGCGCAAGTTCAATCAATCCGCCGAACTCGGGCGTGCTCTTGCCGGACGGTCGGGGCGGCATTTCCTGCCGCAGGCGATAAAGCGGGTAAGGCCAACGCGCCAGCAGGTGGGGCTGGAGCGCGCCGCGCGCGAGGAAAATGTGCGGACGGCTTTCCAGGTGCCGCCGGAAGTCGAGATCGAAATCGCAGGTCGACGTGTGCTGGTGGTGGACGATGTCTACACCACTGGCGCGACCGTGAGAGCAGTGGCCAGGACATTGAAAAGAAAAGGTGCTGTCGCTGTCGACGTGCTTACCTTCGCGCGCGTCCTGCCGGGGGACTTTCGGGCCGACGAGTCCGAGACTATATAG
- a CDS encoding TetR/AcrR family transcriptional regulator, which yields MTASEGKARRSIGARRNPASAEAILEAAEAVLREDGYSGFSIEAVARRARAGKPTIYRWWPSKAALLIDVYQRQKHLDYPDTGDLEGDLVGFLSGLLAHWRDTPSGSIFRSIIAEAQSDEAAAKALTAYAASRRVEQGKITERAKARGEVGDDVDPLQVADMVSSYAWVRLLTGRLDEDEGRIRAAVRIIVHGIKT from the coding sequence TTGACCGCAAGCGAAGGAAAGGCCCGCCGTTCAATCGGCGCCCGGCGCAACCCTGCCAGCGCCGAGGCCATCCTGGAGGCGGCCGAAGCCGTACTCCGGGAAGACGGCTATTCCGGCTTTTCCATCGAGGCGGTGGCGCGGCGTGCCCGCGCCGGCAAACCCACCATCTATCGCTGGTGGCCGAGCAAGGCTGCACTGTTGATCGACGTGTATCAACGCCAGAAGCATCTCGACTATCCAGACACAGGGGATCTGGAGGGTGACCTCGTCGGATTCCTGTCGGGCTTGCTCGCGCATTGGCGCGACACCCCTTCGGGATCGATCTTCCGCTCGATCATCGCCGAAGCGCAGTCGGACGAAGCCGCCGCGAAGGCACTCACCGCCTATGCGGCCAGCCGCCGCGTCGAACAGGGCAAGATAACCGAACGCGCCAAGGCGCGTGGCGAAGTCGGTGACGACGTCGACCCGCTGCAGGTGGCGGACATGGTGTCGTCCTATGCGTGGGTCCGTCTTCTGACGGGACGCCTGGACGAAGATGAGGGCAGGATCCGGGCCGCGGTCCGGATCATCGTCCACGGCATCAAGACCTGA
- a CDS encoding flavin reductase family protein → MAMPAEPVNAGTFRSAMRLIVGNVSVITAGVGDDRSGLVVISVVSLSAEPPKVIACVNRSSSTWPVIERHRHFAVNSLGPQHQNVAERFSGFGGVKGQDRYAGVEWTSMKTGASVLADAVAAFDCSLDEMINRGTHSIIIGSVEAVRTQDTGEALIYWRGAYRPLVTET, encoded by the coding sequence ATGGCAATGCCTGCAGAGCCGGTCAACGCCGGTACTTTCCGCTCGGCGATGCGGCTTATCGTCGGCAATGTCAGCGTCATCACTGCCGGCGTCGGCGATGACAGGTCCGGCCTTGTGGTGATCTCGGTGGTTTCGCTGTCGGCCGAACCGCCCAAGGTCATTGCCTGCGTCAACCGCTCGTCCTCGACCTGGCCGGTCATCGAACGCCACCGTCATTTTGCCGTCAATTCGCTGGGGCCGCAGCATCAGAATGTGGCGGAGCGCTTCTCGGGGTTCGGCGGCGTAAAGGGGCAGGACCGCTATGCCGGCGTGGAGTGGACGTCGATGAAAACCGGCGCCTCGGTTCTGGCGGATGCCGTGGCGGCGTTCGATTGCAGCCTTGACGAAATGATCAATCGCGGCACGCATTCGATCATCATCGGCTCGGTCGAAGCCGTACGCACCCAGGACACCGGCGAAGCGCTGATCTATTGGCGCGGCGCCTACAGGCCGCTTGTGACGGAGACGTGA
- a CDS encoding winged helix DNA-binding protein: MKAKKTLNQRDLLDRGWHLARTPLEIDVAEIEYALMRSYEAFGRWQAECLETVIEFSASGPENALLHIIRMNDRPKSIRDLAQMTNRDDIPNIQYSLRKLVKADLVKRQGSGRAGVTYEVTPLGHRVTERYADIRSALLIDAVTRVPDLADRLEDAARTLELMTGIYEQSARAAATHRRRHPQPEAIGAREDDAG, from the coding sequence ATGAAAGCCAAGAAGACATTGAACCAGAGGGATCTTCTCGATCGCGGCTGGCACCTGGCGCGCACGCCGCTCGAGATCGACGTCGCCGAAATCGAATACGCACTGATGCGCTCCTACGAGGCTTTCGGGCGCTGGCAGGCGGAATGTCTTGAGACGGTGATCGAATTTTCGGCCAGCGGTCCTGAGAACGCGCTGCTGCATATCATCCGCATGAACGACCGGCCGAAAAGCATCCGCGATCTGGCGCAGATGACCAATCGCGATGACATCCCCAACATCCAGTACAGCTTGCGCAAGCTGGTGAAGGCTGATCTCGTCAAGCGTCAGGGTAGCGGCCGCGCCGGAGTCACTTATGAGGTCACGCCGCTGGGGCATCGCGTGACGGAACGTTATGCCGATATCCGCTCGGCACTGCTGATCGATGCGGTAACGCGCGTGCCCGATCTCGCGGACAGGCTGGAAGATGCGGCACGCACGCTGGAATTGATGACAGGCATCTATGAGCAGTCCGCTCGCGCCGCCGCCACCCACCGCAGGCGCCACCCGCAGCCGGAAGCCATCGGCGCCCGCGAGGACGACGCAGGCTGA
- a CDS encoding MarR family transcriptional regulator, with amino-acid sequence MDRAGNAVAQWQKERPDLDVRPMAVFGRLSYAALVVARDKLNPLFAQFGLQNGEFDVLATLRRSGTPFALTPTALYEATMVTSGAMTNRLDRLEKAELIARAPHPQDRRGVIVQLTEKGRALIDEAVTAHVANEHQVLSALTRDEQDQLAGLLEKLIKGLDADD; translated from the coding sequence ATGGACCGTGCAGGGAATGCCGTGGCGCAATGGCAGAAGGAAAGGCCGGATCTCGATGTCCGTCCCATGGCGGTGTTCGGGCGCCTCAGCTACGCCGCCCTGGTGGTCGCGCGGGACAAGCTCAATCCCTTGTTCGCTCAGTTCGGCCTGCAGAATGGCGAATTTGACGTTCTGGCGACCTTGCGACGCTCGGGCACGCCTTTCGCATTGACCCCGACAGCACTTTACGAAGCCACGATGGTGACCTCAGGCGCCATGACCAACCGGCTGGATCGATTGGAAAAGGCAGAGCTCATCGCGCGCGCGCCGCATCCGCAGGACCGCCGTGGCGTGATCGTGCAACTGACGGAAAAAGGCCGCGCCCTCATCGACGAAGCGGTGACCGCCCATGTCGCGAATGAGCACCAGGTTCTTTCGGCGTTGACCCGCGACGAACAGGATCAGCTGGCAGGTCTGCTGGAAAAGCTGATCAAGGGGCTGGACGCAGACGATTGA
- the mutT gene encoding 8-oxo-dGTP diphosphatase MutT → MSSESSKPKRLLLVVACALVDADGRVLIAQRPEGKQLAGLWEFPGGKVEPGETPEDCLVRELREELGIETKTACLAPLTFASHSYDDFHLLMPLYVCRRFWGTPQPKEAQALKWVRPKQMRDYPMPPADAPLIPFLIDLL, encoded by the coding sequence ATGAGCTCCGAATCGTCCAAACCGAAGCGGCTGCTTCTGGTCGTTGCCTGTGCGCTGGTCGACGCCGACGGCCGCGTGCTGATCGCGCAGCGGCCTGAAGGCAAGCAGCTTGCCGGCTTGTGGGAATTCCCGGGTGGCAAGGTTGAACCAGGCGAAACACCGGAAGATTGCCTCGTGCGCGAACTTCGCGAGGAACTCGGCATCGAAACCAAGACGGCCTGCCTTGCGCCGCTGACCTTCGCCAGCCACAGCTACGACGACTTTCATCTCCTGATGCCCCTTTACGTCTGCCGCCGCTTCTGGGGGACTCCGCAGCCGAAGGAAGCGCAGGCGCTGAAATGGGTTCGTCCGAAGCAGATGCGCGACTATCCGATGCCACCGGCGGATGCGCCGCTTATCCCTTTCCTGATCGATCTGCTCTGA
- a CDS encoding carbon-nitrogen hydrolase family protein, which yields MGVFKAAAIQMRSGTSPERNAAEMERLVREAVAQGATYVQTPEMTGALVRDKDAKQSIFTSEDKDVVVARARQLARELGIYFHIGSTAILREDGKLANRALLIAPDGTTLASYDKIHMFDVDLDNGESWRESSAYEAGTEASVVDLAGTKLGFAICYDLRFPQLFRTEALGGAAVLSVPAAFTRQTGEAHWHVLLRARAIENGAFVIAAAQGGLHEDGRETYGHSLIIDPWGRILAEADHNEPAVIVAEIDPAQSAAARAKIPNLKNARDFSLRRFEAEPASLRGAAS from the coding sequence ATGGGTGTTTTCAAGGCGGCCGCCATACAGATGCGGTCCGGCACCAGCCCGGAGCGCAACGCTGCCGAGATGGAGCGCCTCGTGCGCGAGGCGGTGGCACAGGGGGCCACCTATGTGCAGACGCCCGAGATGACCGGAGCGCTGGTTCGCGACAAGGATGCCAAGCAGTCCATATTCACCAGCGAGGACAAGGATGTCGTCGTTGCCAGGGCCAGGCAATTGGCGCGCGAACTCGGCATCTATTTTCACATCGGCTCGACAGCGATCCTGCGGGAGGACGGCAAGCTTGCCAATCGTGCCTTGCTGATTGCGCCGGATGGCACGACGCTCGCGTCCTACGACAAGATCCATATGTTCGACGTCGATCTCGATAATGGCGAAAGCTGGCGGGAGTCCTCGGCGTATGAAGCAGGCACCGAAGCCAGTGTCGTCGATCTTGCCGGTACGAAACTTGGCTTTGCCATCTGTTATGACCTGCGTTTCCCGCAGCTTTTCCGCACCGAAGCGCTGGGTGGGGCGGCGGTGCTGTCGGTGCCTGCCGCCTTCACCCGCCAGACCGGCGAAGCGCATTGGCATGTGCTGCTCAGGGCGCGTGCCATCGAGAACGGTGCCTTCGTCATAGCCGCAGCACAGGGTGGCCTGCACGAGGATGGTCGTGAAACCTACGGTCATTCGCTGATCATCGATCCGTGGGGACGCATCCTGGCCGAGGCAGACCACAACGAGCCGGCGGTGATCGTTGCCGAAATCGATCCGGCGCAATCGGCAGCAGCGCGCGCCAAGATTCCGAATCTGAAGAACGCGCGCGACTTCTCGCTGCGCCGGTTCGAAGCTGAGCCGGCATCGCTCAGAGGAGCCGCATCTTGA
- the grxC gene encoding glutaredoxin 3 — protein MVDVTIYTRMMCGYCAAAKRLLDRKGVAYTEHDASFSPELRKEMIQRANGRATFPQIFVGDVHVGGCDDLHALEDAGRLDVLLAGAVAR, from the coding sequence ATGGTCGACGTGACGATCTACACACGCATGATGTGCGGCTACTGCGCAGCCGCAAAGCGCCTTCTCGACAGAAAGGGCGTTGCCTACACCGAGCACGACGCGTCCTTCTCGCCGGAACTGCGCAAGGAAATGATCCAGCGCGCCAACGGCCGTGCCACCTTCCCGCAGATTTTCGTCGGGGATGTCCACGTCGGCGGTTGTGACGATCTGCATGCGTTGGAAGACGCCGGGCGGCTCGATGTATTGCTTGCCGGTGCTGTGGCGCGCTGA
- a CDS encoding NADPH-dependent FMN reductase yields the protein MSKIAVLVGSLRQESFSRKVAKAVAELTPALALDFIDIGAVSFFNEDLEANPPADWQALRDRVSSADAVLFVTAEYVRSVPGVLKNAIDICARPQGQGALGGKPAAIISTSLGAIGGFGANHHLRQSLASLDMKVLGQPEAYIGNTGALFDAEGKLVDERARAFLAAFGTAFETFIQRQVPPFEQRQVA from the coding sequence ATGAGCAAAATCGCGGTCCTCGTCGGCAGCCTGCGCCAGGAATCCTTCAGTCGTAAGGTGGCGAAAGCCGTGGCGGAACTCACGCCGGCACTTGCCCTCGATTTCATCGACATCGGTGCCGTGTCCTTCTTCAACGAAGACCTGGAAGCAAATCCGCCTGCCGACTGGCAGGCGCTGCGCGATCGCGTGTCCTCGGCCGATGCCGTGCTTTTCGTCACCGCCGAATATGTGCGTTCGGTGCCGGGTGTGCTGAAGAACGCCATTGATATCTGCGCCCGGCCGCAAGGGCAGGGCGCATTGGGCGGCAAGCCCGCGGCAATCATCTCGACATCCCTTGGTGCGATCGGCGGTTTCGGCGCCAATCACCATCTCAGGCAATCACTGGCCTCGCTCGACATGAAGGTGCTTGGCCAGCCTGAAGCCTACATCGGCAACACGGGTGCGCTCTTTGATGCCGAGGGCAAGCTGGTCGATGAGCGTGCGCGCGCATTCCTTGCGGCTTTTGGCACAGCCTTCGAGACATTCATACAACGTCAGGTGCCGCCGTTCGAGCAGCGGCAGGTCGCCTGA
- a CDS encoding DUF1178 family protein, translating into MIRFSLVCEREHDFEGWFRSNDDFDKQKKRGFVECPSCGSHKVEKALMAPAVSTSRKQEKMALAMGEQQRQAMVQLKALADKMRENSDYVGDKFAEEARKIHFGEADARGIYGEATIEEAQSLAEDGVEFMPMPTFPDDRN; encoded by the coding sequence TTGATCCGCTTTTCTCTGGTCTGTGAGCGGGAGCATGATTTCGAAGGCTGGTTCCGCTCCAACGACGATTTCGACAAGCAGAAGAAGCGCGGTTTCGTCGAGTGCCCGAGCTGTGGTTCGCACAAGGTCGAGAAAGCATTGATGGCGCCGGCGGTTTCGACCAGCCGCAAGCAGGAAAAGATGGCGCTTGCCATGGGTGAGCAGCAGCGCCAGGCGATGGTGCAGCTGAAGGCGTTGGCCGACAAGATGCGTGAGAATTCGGACTATGTCGGTGACAAGTTCGCCGAGGAAGCACGCAAGATTCATTTCGGCGAGGCCGACGCACGCGGTATCTACGGCGAAGCGACGATCGAAGAGGCCCAGAGCCTGGCCGAAGATGGCGTCGAATTCATGCCGATGCCGACTTTCCCGGACGACCGCAACTGA
- the ubiG gene encoding bifunctional 2-polyprenyl-6-hydroxyphenol methylase/3-demethylubiquinol 3-O-methyltransferase UbiG → MPEPRRSTIDAGEVERFSALAAEWWNPNGKFRPLHKFNPVRLAYIRDQIAARFGRDARDAKPFEGLRILDIGCGGGLLCEPMARLGAQVVGADASTTNIEVARLHAAEAGVAVDYRATTAEDLADAGEKFDVVLNMEVVEHVADINLFVGKCGEMVKPGGIMFVATINRTLKALGLAIIGAEYVLRWLPRGTHKFGKLVRPEELELALSGAGLAITDRSGVIYNPLADRWQRSKDMDVNYMVLAEKAA, encoded by the coding sequence ATGCCAGAGCCCCGACGGTCGACGATCGACGCCGGAGAAGTCGAGCGCTTTTCAGCCCTTGCCGCCGAATGGTGGAACCCCAACGGAAAATTCCGTCCGCTGCACAAGTTCAACCCTGTGCGGCTGGCCTATATCCGCGACCAGATCGCGGCCCGCTTCGGCCGCGACGCCCGCGACGCCAAACCCTTCGAGGGCTTGCGTATTCTCGATATTGGCTGCGGCGGCGGACTGCTGTGCGAGCCGATGGCACGCCTGGGCGCCCAGGTGGTCGGGGCGGACGCGTCCACGACAAACATCGAAGTGGCCAGGCTGCACGCGGCGGAAGCTGGCGTGGCTGTGGACTACCGGGCCACCACGGCCGAGGATCTCGCCGATGCCGGCGAGAAGTTCGACGTCGTGCTCAACATGGAAGTCGTCGAGCATGTCGCCGACATCAATTTGTTCGTCGGCAAGTGCGGCGAGATGGTGAAGCCGGGCGGCATCATGTTCGTGGCCACTATCAACCGCACGCTGAAGGCGCTCGGGCTGGCCATCATCGGTGCCGAATACGTACTGCGCTGGCTGCCGCGCGGCACGCACAAATTCGGCAAGCTGGTGCGGCCGGAAGAACTGGAGCTCGCCCTGAGCGGTGCGGGCCTCGCCATAACCGATCGCTCCGGCGTCATCTACAATCCACTCGCCGATCGCTGGCAGCGTTCCAAGGACATGGACGTCAACTACATGGTGCTCGCCGAAAAGGCGGCCTGA
- a CDS encoding methyltransferase domain-containing protein produces MQPLFDTALFLTRKRRALARPANGADFLMQRTADDLADRLAAVERRFGRATTLFCQTGHAAEVLAASGKVDEVIRIEADPAFLAGASGMTATAETVPFEPGSLDLVISLLAFQSMNDIPGMFAQIRRALRPDGLFLGAMTGAGTLSELRESLLAAETELHGGASPRVIPFADVRDAGALLQRAGFALPVTDVETVTVRYGTPFGLMNDLKAMGETNALIDRSRRPASRALLARAAEIYFERFSDADGRVRASFSIIWLSGWAPDVSQQKPLKPGSATVSLAKILGDSGTDE; encoded by the coding sequence TTGCAGCCTTTGTTCGACACCGCCCTTTTCTTGACGCGAAAGCGCCGGGCACTGGCCCGGCCTGCCAATGGCGCTGATTTCCTCATGCAACGCACCGCCGATGATTTGGCGGACCGTTTGGCTGCGGTCGAGCGCCGTTTCGGCCGTGCCACTACCCTGTTCTGCCAGACCGGGCATGCGGCTGAGGTTCTTGCTGCGAGCGGCAAGGTCGACGAAGTCATCCGCATCGAAGCCGATCCCGCCTTTCTTGCCGGGGCTTCTGGAATGACCGCGACCGCCGAGACAGTTCCTTTCGAACCGGGCAGTCTCGATCTCGTCATATCGCTGCTGGCTTTTCAGTCGATGAACGACATTCCCGGCATGTTCGCCCAGATCCGGAGGGCCCTGAGGCCGGACGGCCTCTTTCTCGGGGCCATGACCGGCGCCGGCACGCTCAGCGAATTGCGCGAAAGCCTGCTTGCGGCAGAAACCGAGCTCCATGGTGGCGCAAGCCCCCGCGTCATTCCCTTTGCCGATGTCCGTGATGCCGGCGCCTTGCTGCAACGGGCCGGGTTCGCGCTGCCCGTTACCGACGTCGAGACGGTAACCGTGCGCTATGGCACGCCATTCGGCCTCATGAACGACCTCAAGGCGATGGGTGAAACCAATGCCTTGATCGATCGTAGCCGGCGCCCGGCCAGCCGCGCACTGCTTGCCCGCGCAGCTGAAATCTATTTCGAGAGATTCTCCGACGCCGATGGCCGCGTCAGGGCGAGCTTTTCGATCATCTGGCTGTCCGGCTGGGCACCGGATGTTTCGCAGCAGAAACCCCTGAAACCCGGATCGGCCACGGTATCGCTGGCTAAGATCCTGGGCGACAGCGGGACTGATGAATAA